The Carassius auratus strain Wakin unplaced genomic scaffold, ASM336829v1 scaf_tig00214857, whole genome shotgun sequence genome has a segment encoding these proteins:
- the LOC113093071 gene encoding period circadian protein homolog 1 isoform X2 has protein sequence MSNDNFQTPMTCCTHAVKRTAHKDAGESHSNAPSRMTGSKSVYPRLNISAVPQLTHSDDMDAHSSGNDSAERESEGHVGREASTCSSHNGKGSTTETTESKSSNGNSPSPPSSSVSFSLLSGSSEQDQPTSQASSGDQPARLETQRELLKALRELKVRVPSEWRRKGRSSTLASLQYALNCVKQVRANQEYYHQWSVEESHGCCLDLSSFTIEELDNITSEYTLQNTDTFAVAVSFLSGKVVYISSQAAPLLRCKPERLQGAVFSELLAPQDISTFYSSTAPCHLPPWSSCAGTTSHVECAEEKSMFCRISRGRDSNGEVKYHPFRLTPYQLTLRDSDTSQPEPCCLLIAERVHSGYEAPRIPADKRIFTTSHSPNCLFQEIDERAVPLLGYLPQDLVGKPVLIYLHPEDRLLMVAIHKKILQFAGQPFDHSPLRMRARSGEYLTLDTSWSSFINPWSRKVAFIVGRHKVRTSPLNEDVFTALEGGDVRTMSPDVPQLNELIHRVLVQPVHASSSQGYGSLGSSGSNEHQQSATSSSESNGHASEDQIKPRKPMTFEQICQDMHMVKANGQQVFIDSRNRLPALKQSSLALANAAEASAREGLASLALSSPPRKELPIVYSYQQINCLDSIIRYLESFNVPGTVKRKCGSSSCTTSSTSDDDKQREGVRTTEDIAETLVVTEGSKVVPAAPAHPLTPLALHCKAESVASATSQCSFSSTIVHVGDKKPPESDIVMMEEPPTTPTPSTSAPPTSITFPMPVNPQQAMSPSAAVPEKEKEKERRSGGNVGKGLTKAVLSAHTQQEEQAFLNRFRDISHLQMVQTSGPPQRRHTSIPGAKGVNCSQNYPSVRNSSTRRHGRGGKRRKHQVDGNTPDSSSPSGPNPYRGSNPTAVRPNLPSVQQSSTSWPPSAVSQTSGTPMMTSFPPGYMPMFPISSPFSMPQMGTDPSLQAGDPRFPMQGFSSVMPPVMTFMLPNYMFPQLGYPGPQLNPANSQLGGQLLAQMNPLGQFPSSAVGLPSFNPTMGPFNPLDSQMNPAMPAMIPQQFYNPNPLYDIPNSQSMPAGNTNTVPHGQSRSSTPQSTGQQDGEGEGVGSPLFQSRCSSPLNLLQLEELQSNRTETMQQTPPPGAAGTLGGGTVVQISSNRCNSKDGQLNDSPEINESNQDAMSSSSDMLDLLLQEDSRSGTGSAASGSGSSGSGSGSGSFGSGSNGCSTSGSGTRSSNTSKYFGSIDSSENDRNHKPASKDLGREQFMKFVVQDPIWLLMANTDDKVMMTYQIPIKDRESVLKEDRDALKAVQKHQPHFTEEQKKELTQVHPWFQNGCLPKAINVTSCTGCESPPDSSIPIPFDLDFHDMDLSMVLREETKQQDEFIAAETAFPLSPPSSDNEQRDNQASAST, from the exons ATGAGTAATGACAACTTCCAAACACCAATGACGTGCTGCACTCATGCAGTGAAGAGAACAGCACATAAGGATGCAGGGGAATCCCACAGCAATGCACCCTCCCGAATGACCGGCAGCAAGTCTGTTTATCCCAGGCTGAACATCTCGGCAGTGCCCCAGCTGACGCACTCGGATGACATGGATGCCCACTCCAGCGGGAATGACTCGGCCGAGAGGGAGAGCGAAGGACACGTGGGACGGGAAGCATCCACCTGCAGCTCCCACAATGGAAAGGGTTCAACCACAGAGACTACGGAAAGCAAGAG CTCAAACGGAAACAGTCCCTCTCCTCCTAGCAGCTCGGTTTCGTTCAGTCTTTTGAGTGGCAGCTCGGAGCAGGACCAGCCGACATCCCAAGCATCCAGCGGAGACCAGCCGGCTCGACTGGAGACCCAGAGAGAGCTGCTGAAGGCCCTGCGTGAGCTAAAGGTCCGCGTGCCGTCAGAATGGCGCAGGAAGGGGCGATCAAGCACCCTAGCCTCCTTGCAATACGCACTTAACTGTGTCAAACAAGTCCGAG CTAATCAGGAGTACTACCATCAGTGGAGCGTGGAAGAGAGTCATGGGTGTTGTTTGGACCTATCGTCCTTCACCATCGAAGAGCTAGACAACATTACATCAGAGTACACCCTTCAAAACACG GACACGTTCGCTGTGGCAGTGTCGTTCCTCTCTGGTAAAGTGGTGTACATCTCGTCCCAGGCGGCCCCTCTGCTGCGCTGTAAACCCGAGAGGCTGCAGGGAGCAGTTTTTTCGGAGCTGCTCGCACCTCAGGACATCAGCACGTTTTACAGCAGCACGGCTCCATGTCACCTGCCGCCATGGTCCTCCTGCGCAGGCACTA CCTCACATGTGGAATGTGCCGAGGAAAAGTCGATGTTTTGTCGGATCAGCAGAGGTAGGGACAGCAATGGAGAAGTGAAGTATCACCCCTTCCGTCTCACGCCTTATCAACTGACCCTGAGGGACTCCGACACGTCCCAACCTGAGCCCTGCTGCCTCCTCATCGCTGAGAGAGTTCACTCCGGCTACGAGG cacCTCGCATCCCAGCAGACAAGAGAATTTTTACCACCAGTCACTCCCCAAACTGTCTGTTCCAAGAAATTGATGAAAG GGCAGTGCCATTATTAGGTTACTTGCCTCAGGACTTGGTTGGGAAGCCAGTGCTTATTTACCTGCATCCAGAAGACAGACTCCTTATGGTGGCCATCCACAAGAAAA TTCTCCAGTTTGCAGGGCAGCCGTTCGACCACTCGCCCCTGCGCATGCGTGCACGAAGTGGGGAGTACTTGACCCTCGACACCAGCTGGTCATCCTTTATCAACCCCTGGAGCAGGAAGGTGGCTTTCATAGTGGGACGCCACAAAGTTAGAAC GAGTCCACTGAATGAGGATGTGTTCACTGCCCTGGAGGGCGGGGATGTGAGAACCATGTCCCCAGATGTGCCACAGCTGAATGAGCTGATCCACAGGGTCCTGGTGCAGCCCGTTCATGCCAGCAGCTCACAGGGGTACGGTAGCCTAGGCAGCAGTGGCTCGAATGAGCACCAGCAAAGCGCCACTTCCTCGTCTGAGAGCAACGGACATGCTTCCGAGGACCAGATCAAGCCCAGGAAACCA ATGACATTTGAGCAGATTTGTCAAGACATGCACATGGTAAAGGCCAACGGACAGCAGGTCTTCATTGATTCCCGAAACCGGCTGCCAGCTCTCAAACAGAGTAGCTTAG CACTGGCAAATGCAGCAGAGGCCTCTGCTAGAGAAGGTCTGGCAAGTTTAGCGCTGTCCAGTCCACCCAGGAAAGAGCTGCCCATTGTCTACTCATACCAGCAGATCAACTGTCTGGACAGCATCATTCG ATATCTGGAGAGCTTTAATGTCCCTGGTACAGTGAAGAGGAAGTGTGGCTCATCATCCTGTACAACATCTTCTACCTCTGATGATGATAAACAAAGGGAAGGAGTTAGAACAACTGAAG ACATAGCAGAGACTCTTGTGGTGACCGAGGGCTCAAAGGTTGTCCCTGCAGCGCCAGCGCACCCTCTAACCCCTTTGGCTCTGCACTGTAAGGCTGAAAGCGTTGCCTCGGCCACCTCCCAGTGTAGTTTTAGCAGCACCATTGTTCACGTTGGTGACAAGAAGCCACCTGAATCAG ACATTGTTATGATGGAGGAGCCGCCAACCACCCCAACCCCTTCCACTTCAGCCCCACCCACCTCCATCACGTTTCCCATGCCTGTGAATCCCCAGCAGGCCATGTCCCCCTCTGCTGCTGTTCccgagaaagaaaaggagaaggAGAGAAGAAGTGGAGGAAATGTCGGAAAGGGCCTCACGAAGGCAGTGTTATCTGCACATACCCAGCAAGAAGAACAAGCCTTCCTCAACCGTTTCAGAGACATTAGCCATCTCCAGATGGTTCAAACCAGTGGGCCTCCACAGCGCAGGCACACGTCTATACCTGGTGCAAAAG GAGTGAACTGCTCCCAGAACTATCCTTCTGTGCGAAACAGCAGCACTCGTCGGCATGGTAGAGGTGGGAAAAGACGGAAACACCAAGTAGATGGCAACACACCGGACAGTTCCTCCCCCTCTGGACCTAATCCCTATAGAGGATCCAATCCTACAGCAGTAAGACCCAACCTCCCCTCAGTCCAGCAGTCTTCCACTTCTTGGCCACCATCTGCGGTCTCCCAAACCAGTGGTACTCCCATGATGACCTCCTTTCCCCCAGGCTACATGCCTATGTTTCCCATTTCATCACCCTTCTCAATGCCCCAGATGGGAACAGATCCTTCCTTGCAAGCAGGAGACCCTAGATTCCCCATGCAAGGCTTTTCTTCAGTGATGCCACCAGTCATGACCTTCATGTTGCCAAACTATATGTTTCCACAACTCGGTTATCCAGGACCACAGTTGAACCCAGCCAACTCGCAGCTTGGTGGGCAACTGCTTGCCCAAATGAACCCCTTAGGTCAGTTCCCTTCCTCTGCTGTTGGTTTACCATCGTTCAATCCGACAATGGGACCGTTCAATCCACTGGACTCCCAAATGAATCCTGCCATGCCTGCAATGATTCCCCAGCAGTTCTACAACCCTAATCCCCTGTACGATATCCCCAACTCTCAATCAATGCCTGCAGGAAACACCAATACTGTGCCACATGGACAGTCTCGCTCCAGCACACCCCAGTCTACCGGGCAACAGGATGGAGAGGGAGAAGGGGTGGGATCTCCCCTGTTTCAATCCCGATGCTCCTCCCCACTCAATCTTTTACAACTCGAGGAATTGCAAAGCAACAGAACAGAAACTATGCAACAGACTCCACCCCCAGGCGCTGCAGGAACGCTAGGGGGCGGGACTGTGGTTCAAATTTCCAGCAATCGCTGCAACAGTAAAGATGGCCAACTCAATGACAGT CCTGAAATCAATGAGTCCAACCAGGATGCCATGTCGTCCTCCAGTGACATGCTGGACTTACTGCTGCAAGAGGACTCCCGCTCTGGCACTGGCTCTGCCGCCTCAGGCTCTGGATCATCAGgttcagggtcagggtcagggtcatTTGGATCTGGTTCGAATGGGTGTAGCACATCTGGAAGTGGCACTA GGAGCAGCAATACTAGCAAGTACTTCGGAAGCATTGACTCATCAGAGAATGATCGCAATCATAAACCAGCATCTAAAGATCTGGGAAGGGAACAGTTCATGAAGTTTGTCGTGCAGGACCCCATCTGGCTCCTCATGGCAAACACTGATGACAAAGTCATGATGACATACCAGATTCCTATCAA agacAGAGAATCAGTACTGAAAGAAGACAGAGATGCCCTCAAAGCTGTTCAGAAGCATCAACCTCACTTCACTGAAGAGCAGAAGAAAGAGTTAACGCAGGTCCACCCTTGGTTTCAAAACGGCTGCTTACCAAAGGCCATCAATGTTACA TCTTGCACAGGATGTGAGTCTCCCCCAGATTCCTCGATTCCTATTCCATTCGATTTGGACTTTCATGACATGGATCTCAGCATGGTTTTGAGAGAAGAGACAAAACAGCAAGATGAATTTATCGCTGCTGAAACAGCCTTTCCCTTGAGCCCACCTTCATCTGATAATGAGCAGAGAGACAATCAAGCCAGCGCAAGCACATAG
- the LOC113093071 gene encoding period circadian protein homolog 1 isoform X1, with product MSNDNFQTPMTCCTHAVKRTAHKDAGESHSNAPSRMTGSKSVYPRLNISAVPQLTHSDDMDAHSSGNDSAERESEGHVGREASTCSSHNGKGSTTETTESKSSNGNSPSPPSSSVSFSLLSGSSEQDQPTSQASSGDQPARLETQRELLKALRELKVRVPSEWRRKGRSSTLASLQYALNCVKQVRANQEYYHQWSVEESHGCCLDLSSFTIEELDNITSEYTLQNTDTFAVAVSFLSGKVVYISSQAAPLLRCKPERLQGAVFSELLAPQDISTFYSSTAPCHLPPWSSCAGTTSHVECAEEKSMFCRISRGRDSNGEVKYHPFRLTPYQLTLRDSDTSQPEPCCLLIAERVHSGYEAPRIPADKRIFTTSHSPNCLFQEIDERAVPLLGYLPQDLVGKPVLIYLHPEDRLLMVAIHKKILQFAGQPFDHSPLRMRARSGEYLTLDTSWSSFINPWSRKVAFIVGRHKVRTSPLNEDVFTALEGGDVRTMSPDVPQLNELIHRVLVQPVHASSSQGYGSLGSSGSNEHQQSATSSSESNGHASEDQIKPRKPMTFEQICQDMHMVKANGQQVFIDSRNRLPALKQSSLEALANAAEASAREGLASLALSSPPRKELPIVYSYQQINCLDSIIRYLESFNVPGTVKRKCGSSSCTTSSTSDDDKQREGVRTTEDIAETLVVTEGSKVVPAAPAHPLTPLALHCKAESVASATSQCSFSSTIVHVGDKKPPESDIVMMEEPPTTPTPSTSAPPTSITFPMPVNPQQAMSPSAAVPEKEKEKERRSGGNVGKGLTKAVLSAHTQQEEQAFLNRFRDISHLQMVQTSGPPQRRHTSIPGAKGVNCSQNYPSVRNSSTRRHGRGGKRRKHQVDGNTPDSSSPSGPNPYRGSNPTAVRPNLPSVQQSSTSWPPSAVSQTSGTPMMTSFPPGYMPMFPISSPFSMPQMGTDPSLQAGDPRFPMQGFSSVMPPVMTFMLPNYMFPQLGYPGPQLNPANSQLGGQLLAQMNPLGQFPSSAVGLPSFNPTMGPFNPLDSQMNPAMPAMIPQQFYNPNPLYDIPNSQSMPAGNTNTVPHGQSRSSTPQSTGQQDGEGEGVGSPLFQSRCSSPLNLLQLEELQSNRTETMQQTPPPGAAGTLGGGTVVQISSNRCNSKDGQLNDSPEINESNQDAMSSSSDMLDLLLQEDSRSGTGSAASGSGSSGSGSGSGSFGSGSNGCSTSGSGTRSSNTSKYFGSIDSSENDRNHKPASKDLGREQFMKFVVQDPIWLLMANTDDKVMMTYQIPIKDRESVLKEDRDALKAVQKHQPHFTEEQKKELTQVHPWFQNGCLPKAINVTSCTGCESPPDSSIPIPFDLDFHDMDLSMVLREETKQQDEFIAAETAFPLSPPSSDNEQRDNQASAST from the exons ATGAGTAATGACAACTTCCAAACACCAATGACGTGCTGCACTCATGCAGTGAAGAGAACAGCACATAAGGATGCAGGGGAATCCCACAGCAATGCACCCTCCCGAATGACCGGCAGCAAGTCTGTTTATCCCAGGCTGAACATCTCGGCAGTGCCCCAGCTGACGCACTCGGATGACATGGATGCCCACTCCAGCGGGAATGACTCGGCCGAGAGGGAGAGCGAAGGACACGTGGGACGGGAAGCATCCACCTGCAGCTCCCACAATGGAAAGGGTTCAACCACAGAGACTACGGAAAGCAAGAG CTCAAACGGAAACAGTCCCTCTCCTCCTAGCAGCTCGGTTTCGTTCAGTCTTTTGAGTGGCAGCTCGGAGCAGGACCAGCCGACATCCCAAGCATCCAGCGGAGACCAGCCGGCTCGACTGGAGACCCAGAGAGAGCTGCTGAAGGCCCTGCGTGAGCTAAAGGTCCGCGTGCCGTCAGAATGGCGCAGGAAGGGGCGATCAAGCACCCTAGCCTCCTTGCAATACGCACTTAACTGTGTCAAACAAGTCCGAG CTAATCAGGAGTACTACCATCAGTGGAGCGTGGAAGAGAGTCATGGGTGTTGTTTGGACCTATCGTCCTTCACCATCGAAGAGCTAGACAACATTACATCAGAGTACACCCTTCAAAACACG GACACGTTCGCTGTGGCAGTGTCGTTCCTCTCTGGTAAAGTGGTGTACATCTCGTCCCAGGCGGCCCCTCTGCTGCGCTGTAAACCCGAGAGGCTGCAGGGAGCAGTTTTTTCGGAGCTGCTCGCACCTCAGGACATCAGCACGTTTTACAGCAGCACGGCTCCATGTCACCTGCCGCCATGGTCCTCCTGCGCAGGCACTA CCTCACATGTGGAATGTGCCGAGGAAAAGTCGATGTTTTGTCGGATCAGCAGAGGTAGGGACAGCAATGGAGAAGTGAAGTATCACCCCTTCCGTCTCACGCCTTATCAACTGACCCTGAGGGACTCCGACACGTCCCAACCTGAGCCCTGCTGCCTCCTCATCGCTGAGAGAGTTCACTCCGGCTACGAGG cacCTCGCATCCCAGCAGACAAGAGAATTTTTACCACCAGTCACTCCCCAAACTGTCTGTTCCAAGAAATTGATGAAAG GGCAGTGCCATTATTAGGTTACTTGCCTCAGGACTTGGTTGGGAAGCCAGTGCTTATTTACCTGCATCCAGAAGACAGACTCCTTATGGTGGCCATCCACAAGAAAA TTCTCCAGTTTGCAGGGCAGCCGTTCGACCACTCGCCCCTGCGCATGCGTGCACGAAGTGGGGAGTACTTGACCCTCGACACCAGCTGGTCATCCTTTATCAACCCCTGGAGCAGGAAGGTGGCTTTCATAGTGGGACGCCACAAAGTTAGAAC GAGTCCACTGAATGAGGATGTGTTCACTGCCCTGGAGGGCGGGGATGTGAGAACCATGTCCCCAGATGTGCCACAGCTGAATGAGCTGATCCACAGGGTCCTGGTGCAGCCCGTTCATGCCAGCAGCTCACAGGGGTACGGTAGCCTAGGCAGCAGTGGCTCGAATGAGCACCAGCAAAGCGCCACTTCCTCGTCTGAGAGCAACGGACATGCTTCCGAGGACCAGATCAAGCCCAGGAAACCA ATGACATTTGAGCAGATTTGTCAAGACATGCACATGGTAAAGGCCAACGGACAGCAGGTCTTCATTGATTCCCGAAACCGGCTGCCAGCTCTCAAACAGAGTAGCTTAG AAGCACTGGCAAATGCAGCAGAGGCCTCTGCTAGAGAAGGTCTGGCAAGTTTAGCGCTGTCCAGTCCACCCAGGAAAGAGCTGCCCATTGTCTACTCATACCAGCAGATCAACTGTCTGGACAGCATCATTCG ATATCTGGAGAGCTTTAATGTCCCTGGTACAGTGAAGAGGAAGTGTGGCTCATCATCCTGTACAACATCTTCTACCTCTGATGATGATAAACAAAGGGAAGGAGTTAGAACAACTGAAG ACATAGCAGAGACTCTTGTGGTGACCGAGGGCTCAAAGGTTGTCCCTGCAGCGCCAGCGCACCCTCTAACCCCTTTGGCTCTGCACTGTAAGGCTGAAAGCGTTGCCTCGGCCACCTCCCAGTGTAGTTTTAGCAGCACCATTGTTCACGTTGGTGACAAGAAGCCACCTGAATCAG ACATTGTTATGATGGAGGAGCCGCCAACCACCCCAACCCCTTCCACTTCAGCCCCACCCACCTCCATCACGTTTCCCATGCCTGTGAATCCCCAGCAGGCCATGTCCCCCTCTGCTGCTGTTCccgagaaagaaaaggagaaggAGAGAAGAAGTGGAGGAAATGTCGGAAAGGGCCTCACGAAGGCAGTGTTATCTGCACATACCCAGCAAGAAGAACAAGCCTTCCTCAACCGTTTCAGAGACATTAGCCATCTCCAGATGGTTCAAACCAGTGGGCCTCCACAGCGCAGGCACACGTCTATACCTGGTGCAAAAG GAGTGAACTGCTCCCAGAACTATCCTTCTGTGCGAAACAGCAGCACTCGTCGGCATGGTAGAGGTGGGAAAAGACGGAAACACCAAGTAGATGGCAACACACCGGACAGTTCCTCCCCCTCTGGACCTAATCCCTATAGAGGATCCAATCCTACAGCAGTAAGACCCAACCTCCCCTCAGTCCAGCAGTCTTCCACTTCTTGGCCACCATCTGCGGTCTCCCAAACCAGTGGTACTCCCATGATGACCTCCTTTCCCCCAGGCTACATGCCTATGTTTCCCATTTCATCACCCTTCTCAATGCCCCAGATGGGAACAGATCCTTCCTTGCAAGCAGGAGACCCTAGATTCCCCATGCAAGGCTTTTCTTCAGTGATGCCACCAGTCATGACCTTCATGTTGCCAAACTATATGTTTCCACAACTCGGTTATCCAGGACCACAGTTGAACCCAGCCAACTCGCAGCTTGGTGGGCAACTGCTTGCCCAAATGAACCCCTTAGGTCAGTTCCCTTCCTCTGCTGTTGGTTTACCATCGTTCAATCCGACAATGGGACCGTTCAATCCACTGGACTCCCAAATGAATCCTGCCATGCCTGCAATGATTCCCCAGCAGTTCTACAACCCTAATCCCCTGTACGATATCCCCAACTCTCAATCAATGCCTGCAGGAAACACCAATACTGTGCCACATGGACAGTCTCGCTCCAGCACACCCCAGTCTACCGGGCAACAGGATGGAGAGGGAGAAGGGGTGGGATCTCCCCTGTTTCAATCCCGATGCTCCTCCCCACTCAATCTTTTACAACTCGAGGAATTGCAAAGCAACAGAACAGAAACTATGCAACAGACTCCACCCCCAGGCGCTGCAGGAACGCTAGGGGGCGGGACTGTGGTTCAAATTTCCAGCAATCGCTGCAACAGTAAAGATGGCCAACTCAATGACAGT CCTGAAATCAATGAGTCCAACCAGGATGCCATGTCGTCCTCCAGTGACATGCTGGACTTACTGCTGCAAGAGGACTCCCGCTCTGGCACTGGCTCTGCCGCCTCAGGCTCTGGATCATCAGgttcagggtcagggtcagggtcatTTGGATCTGGTTCGAATGGGTGTAGCACATCTGGAAGTGGCACTA GGAGCAGCAATACTAGCAAGTACTTCGGAAGCATTGACTCATCAGAGAATGATCGCAATCATAAACCAGCATCTAAAGATCTGGGAAGGGAACAGTTCATGAAGTTTGTCGTGCAGGACCCCATCTGGCTCCTCATGGCAAACACTGATGACAAAGTCATGATGACATACCAGATTCCTATCAA agacAGAGAATCAGTACTGAAAGAAGACAGAGATGCCCTCAAAGCTGTTCAGAAGCATCAACCTCACTTCACTGAAGAGCAGAAGAAAGAGTTAACGCAGGTCCACCCTTGGTTTCAAAACGGCTGCTTACCAAAGGCCATCAATGTTACA TCTTGCACAGGATGTGAGTCTCCCCCAGATTCCTCGATTCCTATTCCATTCGATTTGGACTTTCATGACATGGATCTCAGCATGGTTTTGAGAGAAGAGACAAAACAGCAAGATGAATTTATCGCTGCTGAAACAGCCTTTCCCTTGAGCCCACCTTCATCTGATAATGAGCAGAGAGACAATCAAGCCAGCGCAAGCACATAG